Proteins co-encoded in one Pedosphaera parvula Ellin514 genomic window:
- a CDS encoding ubiquitin carboxyl-terminal hydrolase 14 — protein sequence MATKCKHTSQIKPVSPQTEGCEECLKMGDDWVHLRLCLTCGHVGCCDDSKNKHATKHYHATQHPIIQSFEPGEDWRWCYVDEMLV from the coding sequence ATGGCTACAAAATGCAAACACACCAGTCAGATAAAACCAGTTAGTCCCCAGACTGAAGGTTGTGAAGAATGTTTGAAAATGGGGGATGACTGGGTTCACCTGCGTCTATGCCTTACATGCGGACATGTGGGGTGTTGTGATGATTCCAAGAACAAGCACGCCACGAAACATTACCATGCAACGCAACACCCGATCATTCAGTCCTTTGAGCCGGGAGAGGATTGGCGTTGGTGTTACGTTGACGAAATGTTGGTTTAA
- a CDS encoding ATP-binding cassette domain-containing protein, with protein sequence MAERNPPLIQLRGVGEQFGTVWALQAIDLDIERGKTTVLIGPSGCGKSTILRLIIGLLQATSGTVEFEGKPVSSANILELRRRMGYVIQDGGLFPHLTARDNVVLMARHLGRDREAVQRRLKELCALTRFPEEGLERYPVELSGGQRQRVSLMRGLMLNPDVLLLDEPLGALDPMVRFALQTELKEIFQQLKQTIVMVTHDMAEAAYFGDTIVLMKQGRIVQQGTLADLRERPADPFVSEFLNAQRGLAPV encoded by the coding sequence ATGGCAGAGCGAAATCCACCTCTGATTCAGCTTCGGGGCGTTGGCGAACAGTTCGGAACTGTTTGGGCATTGCAAGCCATTGATCTCGACATCGAAAGAGGCAAGACCACCGTTCTGATCGGGCCCAGTGGCTGTGGGAAGTCGACCATTCTTCGACTCATCATTGGACTGTTGCAAGCGACCAGCGGCACTGTGGAATTTGAAGGCAAGCCGGTTTCCTCCGCCAACATTTTGGAGCTTCGGCGGCGCATGGGGTATGTGATTCAGGACGGCGGATTATTTCCTCATCTTACTGCAAGAGACAACGTGGTGCTCATGGCCAGGCATCTTGGCCGTGACCGTGAGGCAGTGCAGAGGCGGTTGAAGGAGCTTTGTGCACTCACCCGATTTCCAGAGGAAGGTTTGGAGCGATATCCCGTGGAACTTTCCGGCGGGCAGCGGCAACGGGTGAGTCTGATGCGCGGGTTGATGTTAAATCCGGATGTGCTGTTGCTGGACGAACCGCTTGGCGCGCTGGATCCAATGGTGCGTTTCGCGTTGCAAACCGAGTTGAAGGAAATTTTTCAACAACTCAAACAAACCATCGTGATGGTAACGCATGACATGGCGGAGGCCGCTTATTTTGGCGATACCATTGTGCTGATGAAGCAGGGGAGGATTGTGCAGCAGGGAACGCTGGCGGATTTGCGCGAGCGTCCAGCCGACCCCTTCGTTTCTGAATTTTTAAATGCACAGAGAGGGCTCGCGCCGGTATGA
- a CDS encoding glycine betaine ABC transporter substrate-binding protein, producing MRTLWLFLLFLYAARPASAEKAVVGSKVFTESYVLGEIARKAIENAGVPCEHKQGMGGTIILWEALKQGTITAYPDYTGTIREEILKLKKETTVDELRTELARQGIGMTRELGFNNTYALVMNRKKAEALGIHKISDLRNHPELRLGLNHEFLKRQDGWEPLAKRYNLQMRDVSGIDHMLGYTALANGSIDLKEAYSTDAKIAENDLVVLQDDLNFFPAYKAVFLYRMDADPRVVEALKKLEGSINENLMMQLNAKAEQTKDYSLAAAMYFGEKSAHLGQGDQSRRMLVKIAHWTGRHLLLVGISLFFAIIIGIPLGIWASKPGLASQIIIGTSGLVQTVPALALLALLIPIPFLGVSITTAIVALFFYSLLPIVRNTAAGLQSIPTPLRESAAALGLEPGAQLRKIFLPMASRTILAGVKTSAIINVGSATLAALIGAGGLGEPIISGLNLNDHATILEGAIPAAILALFVQFFFDFLDRFLIPKGLRISSPNS from the coding sequence ATGAGAACGCTTTGGTTGTTTTTGCTTTTTTTATATGCCGCACGGCCTGCCAGCGCCGAGAAGGCAGTGGTGGGGTCGAAAGTTTTTACGGAATCCTATGTGCTGGGAGAGATTGCCAGGAAGGCGATTGAGAATGCTGGTGTTCCATGCGAACACAAACAGGGGATGGGTGGCACGATTATTTTATGGGAAGCCCTGAAGCAGGGGACCATTACCGCCTATCCGGATTATACTGGAACGATTCGTGAAGAAATTCTTAAGCTGAAGAAGGAGACAACGGTTGATGAGTTGCGGACCGAGCTGGCCCGGCAGGGCATAGGGATGACCCGCGAACTGGGATTTAATAACACATATGCGTTGGTGATGAATCGCAAGAAGGCTGAAGCATTGGGCATCCACAAAATCAGTGATCTCCGCAATCATCCGGAACTGCGCCTGGGATTGAACCATGAATTTCTAAAACGCCAGGATGGTTGGGAACCTTTGGCGAAGCGTTACAACCTGCAAATGCGTGATGTCAGCGGCATCGATCACATGTTGGGCTATACTGCGCTGGCCAATGGCTCGATCGATTTGAAGGAAGCCTATTCCACTGATGCCAAAATTGCGGAGAATGACCTGGTGGTTTTGCAGGATGACCTGAACTTTTTTCCCGCTTACAAGGCGGTTTTCCTTTACCGCATGGATGCTGATCCGCGTGTGGTCGAAGCTTTGAAGAAACTCGAAGGGAGCATCAACGAGAACTTGATGATGCAGTTAAATGCCAAAGCGGAGCAGACCAAGGACTACTCCCTGGCAGCGGCAATGTATTTCGGAGAAAAGAGTGCGCACCTGGGGCAGGGAGATCAATCGAGAAGAATGCTGGTCAAGATAGCGCACTGGACCGGGCGACACCTTTTGCTGGTGGGAATATCATTGTTTTTTGCCATCATCATAGGAATTCCGCTGGGCATTTGGGCCAGCAAGCCGGGATTGGCGAGTCAGATCATCATTGGCACCTCCGGATTGGTTCAAACCGTACCGGCACTGGCTTTGCTCGCGCTGCTAATACCAATCCCCTTCCTGGGGGTTAGCATAACAACGGCCATCGTTGCACTCTTTTTTTACAGTCTGCTTCCAATTGTGCGCAACACGGCAGCAGGACTGCAAAGCATTCCCACACCTTTGCGTGAGTCAGCAGCGGCGCTTGGTTTGGAACCGGGCGCCCAGTTAAGAAAAATTTTCCTGCCCATGGCTTCGCGCACCATTTTGGCTGGCGTCAAGACCAGCGCGATCATCAACGTCGGTTCGGCGACGCTGGCGGCGTTGATTGGGGCGGGAGGGTTGGGCGAGCCAATCATCAGCGGGTTGAATTTGAATGATCATGCGACCATACTCGAAGGAGCAATCCCGGCAGCCATTCTTGCACTGTTCGTGCAGTTCTTTTTCGATTTTTTGGATCGCTTTCTCATTCCCAAAGGGTTGCGGATTTCCTCTCCGAATTCCTGA
- a CDS encoding response regulator, translating to MAKPVIWTVDDDPDVLRAVERDLRRQYGDRYRVLAADSGAKALEGVKQLKLRNEPIALFLVDQRMPRMSGVEFLEAALEFFPEAKRVLLTAYADTDAAIKAINDVQISHYLMKPWDPPEERLYPVVDDILDDWLASFRPGFEGIRVIGNRWSPASYQIKDFLARNQVPYLWLDVEADSEARKLMESASGGGIKLPLVVFPDGTRLNDPTIGEVAAKAGLRTHAEMPFYDLVILGGGPAGLAAAVYGASEGLRTVMIEREAPGGQAGMSSRIENYLGFPSGLSGGDLTRRAVAQARRFGVEMLTPQEVSHVSTKDNYRIVTLADGGVISCHALLIATGVQYRKLDVPGVERLTGAGVYYGAANTEALTCKSQDVYIVGGANSAGQGAMYLSHFARKVTMLVRADGLARTMSSYLIEQIAKTPNIEVQICSRVVEAHGENNLEAVSIMNDQTGEVRRCEAAALFIFIGAVPRTECLAKILELDDHGFILSGDDLTRDGRRPKGWNLDRAPYLLETSVPGIFVAGDVRHGSIKRVASAVGEGSIAIELIHRYLSNVKV from the coding sequence GTGGAGCGGGATTTGCGGCGTCAGTACGGAGATCGTTATCGTGTTCTGGCCGCAGATTCCGGCGCAAAGGCGCTGGAAGGGGTCAAGCAACTGAAACTTCGCAACGAGCCGATCGCTCTTTTCCTGGTTGATCAGCGCATGCCGCGCATGAGCGGCGTCGAGTTTCTTGAGGCGGCTCTTGAATTTTTCCCAGAAGCCAAGCGGGTGTTATTAACGGCTTATGCTGATACGGATGCGGCGATTAAGGCCATCAATGACGTCCAGATCAGCCATTATTTGATGAAGCCGTGGGATCCGCCCGAGGAGCGGCTGTATCCGGTGGTGGATGATATACTGGATGACTGGCTGGCTTCATTTCGACCTGGATTTGAAGGCATTAGAGTGATTGGAAACCGCTGGTCTCCAGCTTCCTATCAAATCAAGGATTTTCTGGCGCGCAACCAGGTGCCTTACCTGTGGCTGGATGTGGAAGCTGACTCGGAAGCCAGAAAACTGATGGAGTCCGCGTCTGGAGGAGGCATCAAACTGCCCTTGGTTGTGTTTCCGGATGGCACGCGATTGAATGATCCCACGATTGGCGAGGTGGCGGCCAAGGCGGGGCTGCGCACACATGCAGAGATGCCTTTTTATGACCTCGTGATTTTGGGCGGTGGTCCGGCAGGTTTGGCGGCGGCAGTTTATGGCGCTTCGGAGGGATTGCGAACGGTGATGATCGAACGCGAAGCTCCCGGCGGGCAGGCCGGGATGAGTTCGCGCATAGAAAATTATCTTGGTTTTCCATCTGGATTGAGCGGCGGAGATCTTACCCGGCGCGCAGTGGCGCAGGCCCGGCGTTTCGGCGTGGAGATGCTGACGCCCCAGGAAGTCAGCCACGTCAGTACCAAGGATAATTATCGAATCGTGACCTTGGCGGACGGCGGTGTGATCAGTTGTCATGCGTTGTTGATAGCCACTGGTGTTCAGTATCGAAAGCTGGATGTGCCAGGGGTTGAGAGGCTGACGGGAGCAGGGGTTTATTACGGTGCGGCCAATACGGAAGCGCTCACCTGCAAATCCCAGGACGTTTATATCGTGGGCGGAGCCAATTCGGCCGGTCAAGGGGCGATGTATTTATCACATTTTGCCCGCAAAGTCACCATGCTGGTGCGTGCTGATGGTCTGGCCCGGACGATGTCCAGCTATTTGATTGAGCAGATTGCCAAGACCCCGAACATTGAAGTGCAGATTTGCTCCAGAGTGGTGGAGGCGCATGGGGAGAATAATCTGGAGGCCGTCAGCATTATGAACGACCAAACAGGGGAAGTCAGACGGTGTGAAGCGGCTGCACTTTTCATCTTCATCGGAGCAGTACCCCGGACAGAGTGCCTGGCCAAAATCCTGGAGTTGGATGATCACGGTTTCATCCTTTCAGGCGACGATCTGACCAGGGATGGCCGACGTCCCAAAGGATGGAACCTTGATAGGGCGCCTTATTTGCTTGAAACGAGCGTGCCCGGGATTTTCGTCGCCGGCGATGTGCGGCATGGGTCGATCAAACGTGTCGCCTCCGCCGTGGGAGAGGGTTCCATTGCCATTGAACTGATTCATCGTTATCTGAGCAACGTGAAGGTATGA
- the egtD gene encoding L-histidine N(alpha)-methyltransferase yields the protein MNGNLIVDAGLCGAELTIEHFRDDVLNGLARRQKSVPCKYLYDEEGARLFEEICELGEYYPTRTEVRILKRNIGEMAAWVGPKCNLIEFGSGNSMKTRFLLSHLDHPARYIPIDVARAQLLETSTRLVNEFPGLEVAPICADYTNHFELPAFSSSSGRPIVFFPGSTIGNFEPEEAEGFLRRVAEMCGEEGGMLLGVDLKKDSAVLNPAYNDAEGVTAAFNLNLLVRANRELDANFDLACFRHHAFYNEYAGRIEMHLISRKRQNVSVCGEEFEFELGESILTEHSYKYTPQEFEELAVQAGFKVVRCWTDERQWFSLQFLTPLSRSL from the coding sequence ATGAATGGGAATCTAATTGTGGATGCGGGATTGTGCGGGGCGGAACTGACGATCGAGCACTTTCGGGACGATGTATTAAACGGGTTAGCCCGACGGCAAAAAAGTGTGCCCTGTAAATATCTTTATGATGAAGAGGGGGCGCGGCTTTTTGAGGAAATATGCGAGTTGGGGGAATACTATCCAACCCGCACCGAAGTGCGAATCCTGAAAAGGAACATTGGAGAAATGGCGGCGTGGGTTGGACCGAAGTGCAATCTCATCGAGTTTGGGAGCGGCAACAGCATGAAGACTCGCTTCCTGCTGTCTCATTTGGATCATCCGGCGCGTTATATTCCCATTGATGTTGCCCGGGCTCAGTTGCTGGAAACCTCCACGCGTCTGGTTAACGAATTTCCGGGACTGGAGGTGGCGCCTATTTGCGCCGATTACACGAACCACTTTGAACTGCCTGCCTTTTCCAGTTCCTCCGGACGGCCGATCGTATTTTTCCCCGGATCAACCATCGGAAATTTCGAACCGGAGGAGGCGGAGGGATTTCTTCGGCGCGTGGCTGAAATGTGCGGTGAAGAGGGTGGCATGTTGCTGGGGGTGGATCTAAAAAAGGATTCGGCAGTCCTTAATCCAGCTTACAATGATGCCGAAGGAGTGACCGCTGCGTTTAATCTCAACCTGCTGGTGCGGGCGAATCGGGAACTGGATGCCAATTTCGATCTCGCATGCTTCAGACATCATGCCTTCTACAACGAATATGCCGGGCGGATTGAGATGCATTTAATCAGTCGAAAGCGGCAGAACGTATCGGTTTGTGGAGAGGAGTTTGAATTTGAACTGGGAGAATCCATTTTAACCGAGCACTCCTATAAATACACACCTCAGGAATTCGAGGAACTCGCTGTCCAGGCAGGTTTTAAAGTGGTGCGATGCTGGACCGATGAAAGGCAGTGGTTCAGCCTCCAATTTCTTACGCCGCTATCGCGCTCGTTATAG
- a CDS encoding Gfo/Idh/MocA family protein — translation MKNSAFNTKVSRRRFLAAAGAAAVLPTIIPATAFGRSNKKAPSDRITMGVVGWGMQGPGNTNSFLGLDDVQVVAACDLDKNHLNAAVDKINGHYGNKDCKAYHDFRELMAREDIDAVMLAVPDHWHALVATEAAKHKKDIYGEKPLARTIAEQQAIVKAVEKNNRIWQTGSWQRSTPNFHKGAEIVRNGMIGKITHVEVGLPGGHSDFAKTGDQKMPSDPPPELDYEMWIGASKMEQYIKARVHMNWRWNYNTGGGQLLDWIGHHGDIAHWGLDFDNNGPSEIEGTGEFPAPDSVWNTATKYKIELKYPNDVTMTIAGGYPEIKGGTKWIGTDGWVRVDRGVFEASNEDWRDFKQLPDDMAKVKLYKSDNHFRNFIDCVKSRKPTITPVQTAHHSAIPGHLGLISMMVGRKIKWDVKKEHILDDKDAGKLLSRAYRSPWKLS, via the coding sequence ATGAAAAACTCTGCTTTTAACACCAAGGTGAGCCGTCGGCGCTTTCTGGCCGCAGCAGGCGCTGCCGCCGTTTTGCCCACCATCATTCCCGCAACTGCATTTGGGCGGAGCAACAAAAAGGCTCCTTCCGACCGAATCACCATGGGCGTGGTTGGTTGGGGCATGCAAGGGCCGGGGAATACCAACTCCTTCCTGGGCCTGGATGATGTGCAGGTCGTGGCTGCCTGTGACCTCGATAAAAACCATTTGAATGCGGCCGTGGATAAAATTAACGGCCATTACGGGAATAAAGATTGCAAAGCTTATCATGATTTTCGCGAACTGATGGCCCGGGAAGACATCGATGCTGTGATGCTGGCCGTGCCGGATCATTGGCACGCCCTGGTTGCGACTGAAGCCGCAAAGCATAAGAAGGACATTTACGGCGAGAAGCCACTCGCCCGGACGATTGCCGAACAGCAGGCGATCGTGAAGGCAGTGGAGAAGAACAACCGCATCTGGCAGACGGGTTCCTGGCAACGCTCCACCCCCAATTTCCATAAAGGCGCTGAAATTGTCCGGAATGGGATGATTGGAAAAATCACGCACGTGGAAGTGGGATTACCGGGGGGACACAGTGATTTCGCCAAGACCGGGGACCAGAAAATGCCCAGCGACCCGCCGCCGGAACTGGATTATGAGATGTGGATTGGAGCTTCCAAGATGGAACAGTATATCAAGGCGCGGGTGCATATGAACTGGCGTTGGAATTACAATACTGGTGGGGGGCAACTGTTGGATTGGATTGGCCATCATGGAGACATTGCTCATTGGGGTTTGGATTTCGATAATAATGGTCCTTCGGAGATTGAAGGCACGGGCGAATTTCCGGCGCCGGATTCGGTATGGAATACGGCGACGAAGTATAAGATCGAATTGAAGTATCCGAATGATGTCACCATGACGATCGCGGGTGGATATCCGGAGATCAAAGGCGGCACGAAATGGATTGGCACCGATGGCTGGGTCCGGGTGGATCGCGGAGTTTTTGAAGCCAGCAATGAGGATTGGAGAGACTTCAAGCAATTGCCCGATGACATGGCGAAGGTAAAGCTCTACAAGTCGGACAATCATTTCCGCAACTTCATTGATTGTGTGAAATCGCGCAAGCCGACCATCACGCCGGTGCAGACAGCGCATCATTCAGCCATTCCCGGTCACCTGGGCCTGATTTCGATGATGGTGGGACGCAAGATCAAATGGGACGTAAAGAAGGAACATATTCTGGATGATAAAGATGCCGGCAAGTTGCTCAGTCGTGCTTATCGCTCCCCTTGGAAGCTCAGCTAA
- the egtB gene encoding ergothioneine biosynthesis protein EgtB: MKNTVAEIAGKTRSREVECANGQGIVHSRMALIDRYRAVRQFSEKICETLEPEDFVIQTMPEMSPTKWHLAHVSWFFETFVLKVHLPDYESLHPQYTFLFNSYYNAAGKMHARPQRGLISRPTVRNTYEYRKYVDTMVLKLLGEASERKLEVLAPLIVLGLNHEQQHQELMLTDIKHVFWMNPLRPVFRKEKPNAASSSAKLKWQNFDGGIYSIGHEGAGFHFDNEGPRHETLLQPFALASRLVTNREYLEFMEDNGYTRPEFWLSLGFNMVKEKYWDSPFYWERDLGKWGMMTLDGMRAVDLDEPVCHVSYFEADAYARWAGARLPTEAEWEVASEEVPVEGNFAESGFYHPAPARESGRTEGLQQMFGDLWQWTQSSYSPYPGYKPVRGALGEYNGKFMCNQYVLRGASCATAKSHARRTYRNFFPPDARWQFMGIRLAKEIS, from the coding sequence ATGAAAAATACCGTGGCAGAAATTGCTGGTAAGACGCGTTCCCGGGAGGTTGAGTGCGCGAATGGGCAAGGCATTGTTCACTCGAGAATGGCATTAATTGACCGCTATCGAGCCGTCCGCCAGTTCTCTGAAAAAATTTGTGAGACTTTGGAGCCGGAGGATTTTGTCATCCAAACGATGCCTGAGATGAGCCCCACCAAATGGCATCTCGCGCACGTGAGCTGGTTCTTTGAAACATTTGTATTGAAGGTTCACCTGCCGGATTATGAATCACTGCATCCGCAATACACCTTTCTGTTCAACTCCTATTATAATGCGGCTGGAAAGATGCACGCGCGTCCACAACGAGGTTTGATTTCACGGCCCACGGTAAGGAATACCTACGAGTACCGGAAATATGTGGACACAATGGTATTGAAACTTTTGGGTGAGGCGTCCGAAAGGAAACTGGAAGTGCTGGCTCCGTTAATTGTCCTGGGGCTGAACCACGAACAACAACATCAGGAGTTGATGTTAACCGACATCAAGCATGTTTTCTGGATGAACCCGTTGCGGCCGGTTTTTCGAAAGGAGAAACCCAATGCCGCCTCCAGTTCCGCAAAGCTGAAATGGCAAAATTTTGATGGCGGCATTTATTCCATCGGACATGAAGGGGCTGGATTTCATTTTGATAATGAAGGACCACGCCATGAAACCCTGCTTCAACCGTTCGCCCTCGCCAGCCGGTTGGTGACCAACCGGGAGTATCTCGAGTTTATGGAGGACAACGGCTACACCCGTCCGGAGTTCTGGTTGTCACTCGGTTTCAACATGGTAAAGGAAAAATACTGGGACTCGCCTTTTTACTGGGAAAGGGACCTGGGCAAGTGGGGCATGATGACCCTGGATGGAATGCGTGCAGTGGACCTGGATGAGCCGGTTTGTCATGTCAGCTATTTCGAAGCGGATGCTTATGCACGCTGGGCGGGAGCAAGATTACCCACGGAGGCGGAATGGGAGGTGGCATCCGAGGAGGTGCCTGTTGAAGGAAACTTTGCGGAAAGCGGGTTTTATCATCCAGCGCCAGCGAGGGAATCCGGTCGAACTGAAGGTTTGCAACAGATGTTTGGAGATTTATGGCAGTGGACGCAGAGTTCGTATTCCCCCTATCCGGGTTACAAGCCGGTGCGGGGAGCATTGGGGGAATACAACGGGAAATTCATGTGCAATCAATATGTCTTGCGCGGAGCGTCCTGCGCGACCGCGAAGTCACATGCCAGAAGAACCTACCGAAATTTTTTTCCACCCGATGCCCGCTGGCAGTTTATGGGCATTCGCCTGGCCAAGGAGATATCATGA
- a CDS encoding DUF5996 family protein translates to MLTQTLSSKDLAWPPLPLAEWKDTCETLHMWTQIVGKVRLALCPHINHWWEVALYVSARGLTTSPMPYGRDTFEIEFDFIDHKIDINTSWGASKTLTLAPRSVAQFYHEFMDALHSLGIDVKIWPMPVEIPNPIRFDQDSQHASYDAEHAHRFWRILVTVDTVFKEFRGRFIGKDSPVHFFWGSFDLCVTRFSGRRAPERPGADRITREAYSHEVSSAGYWPGTGDMTGGAFYSYMAPEPPGFRESHVQPEKAYYSDQFHEFLLLYEDVRKSDSPRNTLLAFLQSTYEAGAALGKWDRESLEQPAWAKI, encoded by the coding sequence ATGTTAACCCAGACATTATCAAGCAAGGATTTGGCGTGGCCCCCCCTGCCTTTAGCCGAATGGAAGGACACCTGTGAAACCCTTCACATGTGGACACAAATCGTCGGGAAGGTGCGTCTGGCTCTTTGTCCTCACATAAACCATTGGTGGGAAGTGGCCCTCTATGTTTCTGCCCGAGGCCTGACCACCTCGCCCATGCCCTATGGGAGGGACACTTTTGAAATCGAGTTTGATTTCATTGATCACAAAATCGACATCAACACGAGCTGGGGCGCCAGTAAAACGCTCACGTTGGCTCCCCGTTCAGTGGCTCAGTTTTATCATGAGTTCATGGACGCCCTTCATTCGCTGGGCATCGATGTTAAGATTTGGCCCATGCCGGTCGAAATCCCAAATCCGATCCGCTTCGATCAGGATAGCCAACACGCCTCCTATGATGCGGAACACGCGCATCGTTTCTGGCGCATATTGGTCACCGTAGACACAGTTTTTAAGGAGTTTCGCGGCCGTTTTATCGGCAAGGACAGCCCGGTCCATTTCTTTTGGGGAAGCTTCGATCTGTGCGTGACCCGCTTTTCCGGACGCCGGGCCCCGGAGCGTCCCGGAGCTGACCGCATCACCAGGGAAGCCTATTCACATGAAGTCAGCAGCGCGGGTTATTGGCCAGGCACCGGCGACATGACCGGTGGCGCCTTTTATTCCTATATGGCTCCTGAACCTCCCGGTTTTCGCGAAAGCCATGTTCAACCTGAAAAGGCTTATTACAGCGACCAATTCCATGAATTCCTGCTGCTGTATGAGGACGTGCGTAAATCCGATTCACCTCGGAATACCCTGCTCGCATTTCTACAAAGCACCTACGAAGCCGGGGCGGCCCTCGGCAAATGGGATCGTGAGTCACTGGAACAACCTGCCTGGGCGAAAATTTAA
- a CDS encoding ATP-binding protein, whose product MSETLIGELRKLSLFESLKEDEIACLEDGRERTLAVGEVFFSEGDVADFFSILLEGELRITRRYGKQDIVMATHQPGMFSGEISLLLDLPALASAKAVKPSRVAVFSKESFWKILRVCPSVAGVILRTMAMRIRNVEGFSQQREKLISLGTMAAGLAHELNNPAAAAARAAVHLQATTSDVQTYACHLNRVLDAAQWEILVDASSEAVRRGAEAPNLDALEQSDKEEAVSTWLDEQAIPDAWQRAASFVNAGVDQKWLGDLVAKLPPQSVNDALGWLEARISLKNLLNEIEQSTKRISELVKAVKSYSYMDQTPLQQVDVHEGLESTLTMLGHKMKGLTVVRDYDRNLPRIMAYGNELNQVWTNLLDNAADAAKSDGTICVKTYSDDGQIVVAISDNGKGIDPELQPRIFEPFFTTKGVGSGTGLGLMISNRIVADRHAGEIEFDSKPGRTEFRVRLPINKEKMG is encoded by the coding sequence ATGAGCGAGACATTGATTGGTGAGCTGCGAAAGCTGTCTTTATTCGAAAGTTTAAAGGAGGATGAAATTGCCTGTCTCGAGGACGGCAGGGAGCGCACATTGGCAGTCGGTGAAGTCTTCTTCAGTGAAGGGGATGTTGCGGATTTCTTTTCGATTCTACTGGAAGGGGAACTTAGGATTACGCGCAGATATGGCAAGCAGGATATTGTCATGGCGACACATCAGCCGGGAATGTTTTCCGGAGAAATCTCGCTACTGTTGGATCTTCCCGCCCTGGCGAGCGCAAAAGCAGTGAAGCCCAGTCGGGTGGCTGTCTTTTCCAAGGAAAGCTTTTGGAAGATTCTCCGTGTTTGTCCTTCGGTTGCTGGTGTGATTTTGCGCACGATGGCGATGCGTATTCGCAACGTGGAGGGATTTTCGCAACAGCGTGAGAAACTGATTTCCCTGGGCACCATGGCGGCAGGACTGGCGCATGAGTTGAACAATCCAGCTGCGGCAGCGGCCCGGGCAGCGGTTCACCTGCAAGCCACCACCAGCGACGTGCAGACTTATGCCTGTCACCTGAACAGAGTGCTGGATGCGGCTCAGTGGGAGATTCTGGTGGACGCTTCCAGTGAGGCAGTGCGGAGGGGGGCGGAGGCGCCAAACCTGGATGCTCTGGAACAAAGTGATAAGGAAGAGGCTGTTTCCACCTGGCTGGATGAACAGGCCATACCGGATGCCTGGCAACGAGCAGCCTCTTTTGTGAATGCGGGGGTGGATCAGAAGTGGTTGGGTGATTTGGTTGCAAAGCTGCCGCCACAGTCCGTAAATGATGCCTTGGGTTGGTTGGAGGCGCGCATTTCGCTCAAAAATCTGCTGAATGAGATTGAGCAGAGCACCAAACGCATTTCGGAACTGGTGAAGGCGGTGAAATCCTATTCCTACATGGATCAAACCCCGTTACAGCAAGTGGATGTTCACGAGGGATTGGAGAGCACCCTTACCATGTTGGGGCATAAGATGAAGGGTTTGACGGTGGTGCGGGATTATGATCGCAACCTGCCGCGCATCATGGCCTATGGGAATGAGCTAAACCAGGTCTGGACCAACCTGCTGGATAACGCTGCCGATGCGGCCAAGTCCGACGGCACAATATGTGTGAAGACTTACAGTGATGATGGGCAGATTGTGGTGGCCATCAGTGACAATGGCAAGGGTATCGATCCCGAATTGCAGCCGCGCATCTTCGAGCCGTTCTTTACCACCAAGGGAGTCGGTTCCGGCACCGGGCTTGGCTTGATGATCAGCAACCGGATTGTAGCGGACCGTCATGCCGGGGAAATTGAGTTCGATTCCAAACCAGGTCGGACAGAATTTAGAGTGCGGCTGCCGATTAACAAAGAAAAGATGGGTTAA